In one Nocardioides luteus genomic region, the following are encoded:
- a CDS encoding ATP-dependent nuclease: MPIINEIRVHNFRSIRSVTLRPLSDYEPVVGLNSAGKSNLLRALKLFFTGSVDEKGSAVSLSRDYCDQGPQKGRKISVGLAFVLKGDMKYPRQDAFLKKHSIVDLLAVQQSWSLDSQTRSITRNLSFGPDLDNLKPATDPWDIANLEAFVRAIEFRYVPNHARPSELINQYVAPLRSALISRLQKTKEYKSGEVSELLLAMSRLADTLFSDVSDAVTTGIRGLTLKSDLPTDFADLAFDLAVRSVDTAGRARDPELEGSGTQQFMFLHLLDLADRTARGAGFGWLQGHVWAVEEPESFLHSGLRQRFAGDLLNYSTDPRRQIFLTTHQDEFVRVGESAILAKSSPTGGTTLERVPAKKALTESTRLAITSYRHPLLQYPDQPLVLVEGKFDADYLRAALASSNTRPRWRLADPDDLTGDETGGDAFKSYLRYNTAAISSRPEAAPILVVRDWETKDVDQYKRHLKGHAYSTAVVMPENLCNSDLGKSWAGIERYLPTTYIEAMVPPEDLLRRGDGVIEADKAKLSGHKQALAKSFEISEHPAPQLLALASWIDDQVNDVLTRIPTSAFL; the protein is encoded by the coding sequence GTGCCCATCATAAACGAGATTCGAGTCCACAACTTCCGGTCGATCAGGTCCGTCACTCTGCGGCCTCTCAGCGACTATGAACCCGTGGTCGGCCTGAATAGCGCAGGAAAATCCAACTTACTTCGCGCCCTTAAGTTGTTTTTCACAGGCTCGGTGGACGAGAAGGGATCGGCCGTAAGTCTTAGCCGAGACTACTGCGACCAGGGGCCACAGAAGGGCCGCAAGATCTCGGTGGGCTTGGCGTTCGTACTCAAAGGCGATATGAAGTATCCGCGACAGGATGCTTTCCTCAAGAAGCACAGCATCGTCGACCTACTGGCTGTTCAGCAGTCGTGGTCCCTCGACTCACAGACTCGATCTATCACTAGGAACCTGTCCTTCGGGCCCGACTTGGACAATCTGAAACCCGCTACGGATCCGTGGGACATCGCCAACCTTGAAGCCTTCGTGCGTGCCATCGAATTTAGGTACGTACCCAACCATGCTCGTCCCTCCGAGCTAATCAATCAATATGTCGCTCCGCTGAGGAGCGCGTTGATCAGCCGCCTTCAGAAGACGAAGGAGTACAAATCCGGTGAGGTAAGCGAACTGCTTCTAGCGATGTCGCGCCTCGCGGACACACTGTTCAGCGACGTGTCTGACGCCGTCACCACAGGAATCCGCGGTCTGACACTTAAATCAGACCTCCCAACGGACTTCGCCGACCTCGCATTCGATCTCGCCGTTAGATCGGTCGACACCGCTGGACGCGCTCGCGACCCCGAACTTGAGGGGTCCGGAACGCAACAGTTCATGTTCCTTCATCTTCTTGACCTCGCAGACCGAACTGCGCGAGGTGCCGGTTTCGGCTGGCTTCAAGGGCATGTCTGGGCCGTCGAGGAACCCGAATCCTTCCTCCACTCGGGACTGCGGCAACGGTTCGCAGGAGACCTGCTCAACTACAGCACCGATCCGAGGCGCCAGATCTTCCTGACTACACATCAGGATGAGTTCGTCCGTGTCGGAGAGAGTGCGATTCTCGCAAAGTCCTCGCCGACCGGCGGGACTACCCTTGAACGGGTCCCTGCGAAAAAGGCTCTGACCGAGAGCACCAGACTAGCCATCACCTCGTACCGCCACCCATTACTGCAGTATCCCGACCAGCCCCTTGTCCTTGTTGAGGGCAAGTTCGACGCAGACTATCTGCGGGCTGCGCTGGCTTCCAGCAACACCCGTCCGCGCTGGAGACTGGCCGACCCGGATGATCTGACCGGCGACGAAACCGGAGGGGACGCCTTCAAGTCCTACCTGCGATACAACACTGCCGCCATCTCATCGCGCCCAGAGGCAGCACCAATCCTCGTGGTTCGTGATTGGGAGACGAAAGACGTTGATCAATACAAGAGGCACCTGAAAGGCCATGCCTATTCGACCGCGGTCGTCATGCCCGAGAACCTTTGCAACTCCGACCTAGGCAAGTCGTGGGCAGGGATAGAGCGCTACCTACCGACGACCTACATCGAAGCTATGGTCCCTCCTGAAGATCTTCTCCGACGAGGGGACGGAGTAATTGAGGCCGACAAAGCCAAGCTAAGCGGGCACAAGCAGGCTCTCGCTAAGTCCTTTGAGATTTCAGAGCATCCGGCACCCCAACTGCTTGCACTTGCCAGTTGGATTGACGATCAGGTAAACGACGTACTGACAAGAATTCCCACTTCAGCATTCTTGTGA
- a CDS encoding GNAT family N-acetyltransferase, whose product MIELRPATVADVPALMALWEVAAENDARPTDSPAKVEALIARDPDACTVAVTPDGRIVGSLISGWDGWRAHLYRLAVHPDVRRQGLARRLLAHAEDRLVALGASRIDAMVLEGNDLGQSLWKSSGYESQSEWRRWVRPVG is encoded by the coding sequence GTGATCGAGCTGCGCCCTGCCACTGTTGCCGACGTACCCGCTCTCATGGCCTTGTGGGAGGTGGCTGCCGAGAACGACGCGCGCCCGACCGACTCCCCCGCGAAGGTCGAGGCGCTGATCGCGCGCGACCCCGACGCCTGCACGGTCGCGGTCACCCCGGACGGCCGGATCGTCGGCTCCCTGATCTCCGGCTGGGACGGCTGGCGCGCCCATCTCTACCGCCTGGCGGTCCACCCCGACGTACGCCGCCAGGGGCTCGCCCGCCGTCTGCTGGCCCATGCCGAGGACCGCCTCGTGGCCCTGGGCGCGAGCCGGATCGACGCGATGGTCCTGGAGGGCAACGACCTGGGGCAGTCGCTGTGGAAGAGCTCCGGGTACGAGTCGCAGTCGGAGTGGCGTCGCTGGGTCCGCCCCGTGGGCTGA
- a CDS encoding TIGR03960 family B12-binding radical SAM protein, giving the protein MTVAQSDLVPESVFPRLEPRLALVSKPIQYVGGELNSTVKEWNDVEVRWALMYPDAYEVGLPNQGVQILYEVLNERDWIAAERTYAVWPDLEKIMREGDEQGPIPQFTVDAHRPVKAFDVFGLSFSTELGYTNMLNALSLAQIPLHAVDRGDDDPIVLAGGHAAFNPEPIADFLDAAVLGDGEEVVLKISEVVREWKQDGRPGGRDELLRRLAVSGAVYVPKFYDVNYAADGQIEAVVPNRPDIPWRVRKHTLMDLDAWPYPRNPLVPLAETVHERFSVEIFRGCTRGCRFCQAGMITRPVRERSITTIGDMVENGIRKSGFEEVGLLSLSSADHTEIGDVATGLADRYEGTNVSLSLPSTRVDAFNITLANEFSRNGRRSGLTFAPEGGSERMRKVINKMVTEEDLIRTVGAAYSHGWRQVKLYFMCGLPTETDEDVLQIAELAKKVIAKGREVSGRNDIRCTVSIGGFVPKPHTPFQWASQLDHETTDERLQKLRDVVRSDKKFGRAIGFRYHDGKPGIVEGLLSRGDRRVGAIIEQVWRDGGRFDGWSEHFSYDRWVAAAETGLAGTGVDLDWYTTREREYDEILPWDHLDSGLDKDWLWADWEDALAAADGEDIEVEDCRWTPCYDCGVCPEMNTEIQIGPTGQKLLPLSVV; this is encoded by the coding sequence GTGACCGTCGCCCAGAGCGACCTCGTTCCTGAGTCCGTCTTCCCTCGGCTGGAGCCGCGCCTGGCGCTGGTGTCCAAGCCGATCCAGTACGTCGGTGGGGAGCTCAACTCGACCGTCAAGGAGTGGAACGACGTCGAGGTGCGGTGGGCGCTGATGTACCCCGACGCCTACGAGGTCGGTCTGCCCAACCAGGGCGTCCAGATCCTCTACGAGGTGCTCAACGAGCGCGACTGGATCGCGGCGGAGCGCACCTACGCGGTCTGGCCCGACCTCGAGAAGATCATGCGTGAGGGCGACGAGCAGGGTCCGATCCCGCAGTTCACCGTCGACGCGCACCGTCCGGTGAAGGCGTTCGACGTCTTCGGGCTCAGCTTCTCGACCGAGCTCGGCTACACCAACATGCTCAACGCACTCTCGCTGGCCCAGATCCCGTTGCACGCGGTCGACCGTGGTGACGACGACCCGATCGTGCTCGCCGGCGGCCACGCCGCGTTCAACCCCGAGCCGATCGCCGACTTCCTCGACGCCGCCGTGCTCGGTGACGGCGAGGAGGTCGTGCTCAAGATCTCCGAGGTCGTGCGCGAGTGGAAGCAGGACGGTCGTCCCGGCGGCCGCGACGAGCTGCTGCGGCGCCTGGCCGTGTCCGGGGCGGTCTATGTCCCGAAGTTCTACGACGTGAACTACGCCGCCGACGGCCAGATCGAGGCCGTGGTGCCCAACCGCCCCGACATCCCGTGGCGGGTCCGCAAGCACACCCTGATGGACCTCGACGCGTGGCCCTACCCGCGCAATCCGCTGGTGCCCCTGGCCGAGACCGTCCACGAGCGGTTCTCCGTGGAGATCTTCCGTGGGTGCACCCGCGGCTGCCGCTTCTGCCAGGCCGGGATGATCACCCGCCCGGTGCGCGAGCGTTCGATCACCACGATCGGCGACATGGTCGAGAACGGCATCCGGAAGTCCGGCTTCGAGGAGGTCGGGCTGTTGTCCCTGTCCTCTGCCGACCACACCGAGATCGGTGACGTCGCGACCGGCCTCGCCGACCGCTACGAGGGCACCAACGTGTCGCTCTCGCTGCCCTCGACCCGCGTCGACGCCTTCAACATCACCCTGGCCAACGAGTTCTCCCGCAACGGCCGTCGCTCCGGCCTCACCTTCGCCCCAGAGGGCGGCTCCGAGCGGATGCGGAAGGTCATCAACAAGATGGTCACCGAGGAGGACCTGATCCGCACCGTCGGTGCCGCCTACAGCCACGGCTGGCGCCAGGTGAAGCTCTACTTCATGTGCGGCCTGCCCACCGAGACCGACGAGGACGTCCTGCAGATCGCCGAGCTGGCGAAGAAGGTGATCGCCAAGGGCCGCGAGGTCTCCGGCCGCAACGACATCCGCTGCACCGTGTCGATCGGTGGCTTCGTACCCAAGCCCCACACCCCCTTCCAGTGGGCCTCCCAGCTCGACCACGAGACCACCGACGAGCGCCTGCAGAAGCTGCGCGACGTGGTCCGCTCCGACAAGAAGTTCGGCCGCGCGATCGGTTTCCGCTACCACGACGGCAAGCCCGGCATCGTCGAGGGTCTGCTGTCCCGCGGCGACCGCCGCGTGGGTGCGATCATCGAGCAGGTCTGGCGCGACGGCGGTCGCTTCGACGGCTGGTCGGAGCACTTCTCCTACGACCGCTGGGTCGCCGCCGCCGAGACCGGCCTCGCCGGCACCGGCGTCGACCTCGACTGGTACACCACCCGCGAGCGTGAGTACGACGAGATCCTCCCCTGGGACCACCTCGACTCCGGCCTCGACAAGGACTGGCTCTGGGCCGACTGGGAGGACGCCCTCGCCGCCGCCGACGGTGAGGACATCGAGGTCGAGGACTGCCGCTGGACCCCGTGCTACGACTGCGGCGTCTGCCCGGAGATGAACACCGAGATCCAGATCGGCCCCACGGGTCAGAAGCTGCTGCCGCTGTCCGTCGTCTGA
- a CDS encoding TIGR03936 family radical SAM-associated protein: protein MIDSVRQQPEQQAPPVQRLRIRYAKRGRLRFTSHRDFSRAFERAVARARIPVAYSSGFNPHPRISYAGAAPTGAASEAEYVELALREIVDPAATKGALDEVMPDGLDLLDVVDTATSPKGALADLLTGSEWIIDLPTAPEDAAAAVAAFLGAEEVIVERMTKKGMREFDARGAVVRLSSAPREGGSRLELLLKHGTPSVRPDDVVTGLERIGGLKVGPEHGGLPLLTRLTQGIFDEESGTIGDPLH, encoded by the coding sequence ATAATCGACTCCGTGCGTCAACAGCCCGAACAGCAGGCCCCGCCGGTCCAGCGTCTCCGCATCCGCTACGCCAAGCGCGGCAGGCTCCGGTTCACCAGCCACCGCGACTTCAGCCGCGCCTTCGAGCGCGCGGTCGCGCGGGCCCGGATCCCGGTGGCCTACTCCTCGGGCTTCAACCCGCACCCGCGGATCTCCTACGCCGGCGCGGCTCCGACGGGGGCCGCGAGCGAGGCCGAGTACGTCGAGCTCGCGCTGCGCGAGATCGTCGACCCGGCCGCGACCAAGGGTGCACTGGACGAGGTCATGCCCGACGGCCTCGACCTGCTCGACGTCGTCGACACCGCCACCTCGCCCAAGGGCGCGCTGGCCGACCTGCTCACCGGCAGCGAGTGGATCATCGACCTGCCGACGGCGCCGGAGGACGCGGCCGCGGCGGTCGCGGCGTTCCTCGGCGCCGAGGAGGTCATCGTGGAGCGGATGACCAAGAAGGGGATGCGCGAGTTCGACGCCCGAGGCGCGGTCGTACGTCTCAGCTCGGCGCCCCGCGAGGGCGGCTCGCGCCTGGAGCTGCTGCTCAAGCACGGCACCCCGTCGGTACGTCCCGACGACGTCGTCACCGGACTGGAGCGCATCGGCGGCCTGAAGGTCGGCCCCGAGCACGGCGGGCTGCCGCTGCTCACCCGGCTCACCCAGGGCATCTTCGACGAGGAATCCGGCACGATCGGCGACCCGCTGCACTAG
- a CDS encoding class I SAM-dependent methyltransferase, which translates to MALRTWAGEFAGGTVVKAMAELNARHPWSHNDHFHSWILANLPERRRAALDVGCGRGDLVAALSPRFTTVHGNDRDEEMRQHAAARCAGLPNVTIDGGSWIDATGPFDLVTMVAVLHHLDVADALVQVRRLLQPGGRFLAVGLAPPRSAADHLWDLASAATNPVIGFVKHPWPAAEAPSAPFPVKDPTMPLDELREVVLETMPGATIRRRLGFRHTIAWTKPAVEQR; encoded by the coding sequence ATGGCATTGCGTACGTGGGCGGGAGAGTTTGCCGGCGGGACCGTGGTGAAGGCCATGGCCGAGCTCAACGCCCGGCACCCGTGGAGCCACAACGACCACTTCCACAGCTGGATACTCGCGAACCTGCCGGAACGGCGCCGAGCGGCGCTGGACGTCGGCTGCGGGCGGGGTGATCTCGTGGCCGCGCTGTCGCCGAGATTCACCACGGTGCACGGAAACGACCGCGACGAGGAGATGCGGCAGCACGCCGCCGCACGCTGCGCGGGCCTTCCCAACGTGACGATCGACGGCGGCTCCTGGATCGACGCCACCGGGCCGTTCGACCTGGTCACGATGGTCGCCGTCCTGCATCATCTCGACGTCGCCGACGCGCTCGTACAGGTGCGCCGCCTGCTCCAGCCGGGCGGACGGTTCCTCGCGGTCGGGCTCGCGCCTCCCCGGAGCGCGGCGGACCACCTGTGGGATCTCGCCTCCGCCGCGACCAACCCGGTGATCGGCTTCGTCAAGCATCCGTGGCCGGCGGCCGAGGCGCCCTCCGCTCCGTTCCCCGTCAAGGATCCGACCATGCCTCTCGACGAGCTGCGGGAGGTCGTCCTGGAGACGATGCCGGGGGCCACCATCCGGCGTCGCCTCGGCTTCCGGCACACGATCGCCTGGACCAAGCCGGCCGTCGAACAGAGATAG
- a CDS encoding nuclear transport factor 2 family protein codes for MTDNNALGRRYLELLEGRDWDAWVALLDENVVYDMPQTRELIVGRASFLEFNQTYPGEWHLTPKVVIADDERAVVWFDWTMGDESGESQTFLEIGAGRITRVTDFWPEAYEPPERAVSVERY; via the coding sequence ATGACGGACAACAACGCGCTGGGACGCCGGTATCTCGAGCTCCTCGAGGGGAGGGACTGGGATGCCTGGGTGGCTCTGCTGGACGAGAACGTCGTCTACGACATGCCGCAGACCCGCGAGCTGATCGTCGGGCGCGCGTCGTTCCTCGAGTTCAACCAGACCTACCCCGGGGAGTGGCACCTCACCCCGAAGGTGGTGATCGCCGACGACGAGCGTGCCGTGGTCTGGTTCGACTGGACGATGGGCGACGAATCGGGCGAGTCGCAGACGTTTCTCGAGATCGGCGCAGGGCGGATCACGCGGGTGACGGACTTCTGGCCGGAGGCGTACGAGCCGCCCGAGAGGGCCGTGTCGGTCGAGCGCTACTGA
- a CDS encoding S8 family peptidase, with amino-acid sequence MNRTMKNRAYKAPAVISAVAVGAAASAIAFTVPAGAADGPAPLRGADASTAIEGQYIVVMKKQGGSDLAKSEAKSVRSDARDAGGDVREVYNTAFNGFSASLDKDALAEVRDNPDVAYVQANHRYTTQGDQADPTWGLDRIDQAALPLDKNYHYEQTGAGVTAYIIDTGVATDHSEFSGRIGEGFDAVDGDTDPSDGNGHGTHVAGTVAGTTYGVAKEATIVPVRVLDDQGSGTTEGVVAGIEWVTENHTDGPAVANMSLGGGNDAALDAAVQASIADGVTYAVAAGNESSDACGSSPAAVPEAITVGATDNADAAADFSNTGECLDLFAPGVDITSAWNDGSTNTISGTSMATPHVAGAAALFLEANPSATPADVATGLTGAAIPDVVTNPGTGSPNLLLTTVF; translated from the coding sequence GTGAACCGAACCATGAAGAACCGGGCCTACAAGGCACCGGCAGTCATCTCCGCCGTAGCTGTCGGAGCAGCAGCCTCGGCGATCGCCTTCACCGTGCCGGCCGGTGCCGCGGACGGTCCGGCGCCGCTGCGCGGCGCGGACGCCTCGACCGCGATCGAGGGTCAGTACATCGTCGTGATGAAGAAGCAGGGCGGCAGCGACCTCGCGAAGTCCGAGGCCAAGTCGGTCCGCAGCGACGCTCGCGACGCCGGTGGCGACGTACGAGAGGTCTACAACACCGCGTTCAACGGCTTCTCCGCCTCGCTCGACAAGGACGCGCTCGCCGAGGTCCGGGACAACCCGGACGTCGCCTACGTGCAGGCCAACCACCGCTACACCACCCAGGGCGACCAGGCGGACCCGACCTGGGGCCTCGACCGCATCGACCAGGCCGCGCTGCCGCTCGACAAGAACTACCACTACGAGCAGACCGGTGCCGGCGTGACCGCCTACATCATCGACACCGGCGTCGCGACCGACCACTCGGAGTTCAGCGGCCGGATCGGTGAGGGCTTCGACGCCGTCGACGGCGACACCGACCCGAGCGACGGCAACGGCCACGGCACCCACGTCGCCGGCACCGTCGCGGGCACCACCTACGGTGTCGCCAAGGAGGCCACGATCGTTCCGGTCCGCGTCCTCGACGACCAGGGCTCCGGCACCACCGAGGGTGTCGTCGCCGGCATCGAGTGGGTCACCGAGAACCACACCGACGGCCCGGCCGTCGCCAACATGTCGCTCGGCGGTGGCAACGACGCCGCTCTCGACGCGGCCGTCCAGGCCTCGATCGCCGACGGCGTGACCTACGCCGTCGCCGCCGGCAACGAGAGCTCCGACGCCTGCGGTTCCTCGCCGGCCGCCGTTCCGGAGGCGATCACCGTCGGTGCCACCGACAACGCCGACGCCGCCGCGGACTTCTCCAACACCGGTGAGTGCCTCGACCTGTTCGCTCCGGGCGTCGACATCACCTCGGCCTGGAACGACGGCTCGACCAACACCATCTCCGGTACGTCGATGGCGACTCCTCACGTCGCCGGTGCCGCCGCGCTCTTCCTCGAGGCGAACCCCTCGGCCACCCCGGCCGACGTCGCCACGGGTCTGACCGGTGCCGCCATCCCCGACGTGGTCACCAACCCGGGCACCGGTTCGCCGAACCTGCTGCTCACCACGGTGTTCTGA
- a CDS encoding endonuclease/exonuclease/phosphatase family protein, with protein sequence MSHHRRRTISVRIEELLPILAVVLTVGAIAALTVLAPRLGDARQASADASSSPSAETLEASPSAPASASASSEPLPKFTTLEAPPAIAKAPKKPKIDPCAVPRKLTVMTFNIKGGRVSPGELDGIAGVIRGSGADVVLLQEVDRNRRRSGNVDQPAIIASHLGMQAVFGANDYITDRGGYGNAILSRFPIAESGNTHLPNSDGKEQRGVLRANIIVEGQRLVVFNTHLDHTSDSLRQAQIGAVMSRVNAYDGAKLLGGDLNAGSGSGVLGTALASLTDAGASLGASHDGGGRVDYLLPNSWLEAGAGRVTPTGLSDHHAVSIDFAMRGAEDC encoded by the coding sequence GTGAGCCACCACAGACGACGAACGATCTCGGTACGCATCGAGGAACTGTTGCCGATCCTCGCGGTCGTTCTCACCGTCGGTGCCATCGCCGCCCTGACCGTCCTCGCGCCCCGGCTGGGCGACGCGCGACAGGCCTCCGCGGACGCCTCCTCGTCGCCGAGCGCCGAGACCCTCGAGGCCTCTCCGTCGGCCCCGGCGTCGGCCTCGGCGTCGTCGGAGCCGCTGCCGAAGTTCACGACGCTGGAGGCGCCTCCGGCGATCGCCAAGGCCCCGAAGAAGCCGAAGATCGACCCCTGCGCCGTCCCGCGCAAGCTGACCGTGATGACCTTCAACATCAAGGGCGGCCGGGTCTCCCCCGGTGAGCTCGACGGGATCGCCGGCGTGATCCGCGGGTCGGGCGCCGACGTCGTACTCCTCCAGGAGGTCGACCGGAACCGCCGCCGCTCAGGCAACGTCGACCAGCCCGCGATCATCGCCTCCCACCTGGGGATGCAGGCGGTCTTCGGCGCCAACGACTACATCACCGACCGCGGCGGCTACGGCAACGCGATCCTGTCGCGCTTCCCCATCGCGGAGTCCGGCAACACCCACCTGCCCAACAGCGACGGCAAGGAGCAGCGCGGGGTGCTGCGGGCCAACATCATCGTCGAGGGCCAGCGCCTGGTCGTCTTCAACACCCATCTCGACCACACCTCCGACTCGCTGCGGCAGGCGCAGATCGGTGCGGTCATGTCCAGGGTGAACGCCTACGACGGCGCCAAGCTTCTCGGCGGCGACCTCAACGCCGGCTCCGGCTCCGGCGTCCTCGGCACCGCCCTGGCCTCGTTGACCGACGCCGGCGCCTCGTTGGGTGCCAGCCACGACGGCGGCGGCCGCGTCGACTACCTGCTCCCCAACTCCTGGCTCGAGGCCGGCGCCGGCAGGGTCACCCCCACCGGCCTGTCCGACCACCACGCGGTCAGCATCGACTTCGCCATGCGTGGCGCCGAGGACTGCTGA
- a CDS encoding RidA family protein produces MDFLTPEDLPAPAGYSHAVITDPGARLVVTSGQVGITADGTVADGWEAQTRQTFVNLGIALTAAGATWADVVKLTYFVVATDELPLIRSVRDEFVDVTHPPASSLVQVAGLFRPDVLIEIEAIAAIR; encoded by the coding sequence GTGGACTTCCTGACCCCCGAAGACCTTCCCGCCCCCGCCGGCTACAGCCACGCGGTGATCACCGACCCCGGCGCCCGGCTGGTCGTCACCTCGGGACAGGTCGGCATCACCGCCGACGGCACCGTCGCCGACGGCTGGGAGGCGCAGACCCGGCAGACCTTCGTGAACCTCGGCATCGCCCTGACCGCCGCCGGCGCGACCTGGGCGGATGTCGTGAAGCTGACCTACTTCGTGGTCGCCACCGACGAGCTGCCGCTGATCCGCTCGGTCCGCGACGAGTTCGTCGACGTCACACACCCGCCCGCCAGCTCGTTGGTGCAGGTCGCAGGCCTGTTCCGCCCCGACGTACTGATCGAGATCGAGGCGATTGCCGCGATCCGCTGA